GGGGACCCTGGGACACCAAACAAACCCCTGGTGGGGGCCCTGTGGCCCCAAATAAACCTCTGGTGACCCCAAATCAACCCCTGGGGGCCCTGTGACCCCAAATAAATCCCGGGTGCTCCTGTGACCCCAAAGAAACCCCTGAGGGGCCTGGGACCCCCAAATGAacccctgctggccctgtgaCCCCCAAAATAAAGTGCTGGTGGCCCTGGGACCCCAAATGAacccctgctggccctgtgaCCCCCAAAATAAAGTGCTGGTGgccctgggaccccaaaaccaaaGCGCTGGTGGCCCCTCGGCGGGGGCGGGTTGGAGATGGGGACGGGGGGACCTTGGTGGCCTTGGCTTGGGTTGGGGACTTGTCCTGAGACAAGTGCCACCACCTctctgctggggacagagcgGTGTCACCTCCCCTGTCACCCCCCCCGGGGGCACTGCCGGGGTCCCGCGGGGCtgaaacccccccaaaaatcccccccccccaaaaaaaaaaacccgggAAAGGGACACGGGGACCGCCCCCCGCGCCACGGGGATGTCCCTAAGGGTGACGAGCCACCCCTGGGgactgtcccctgtgtcccagcagggGCGGGGTGGCCGCGACCCCGGCggagccccgggagctgccccggccccgggaggCGCCGGAATGCGGGGAATGCGCCGGGATTTCCGCTCATCCCAAACCCCCCCGGCGCCCCAAAGCGGAGCGGATCCCCAGGtcccggggagggggggggtgggatttggggtcaaaAGGGGCCgagagggaatttgggggcGGATTTGGGAGCtttggggatgtttttgggTCGGGGGTTCCTCGTTcgccccaaatcccctcccgcccttccctgtgcccccaAATCGGAGCGGATTGCCAGGTTTTGGTGGATTTGGGGTAAATGAGGCGTGTGGGGGGAgttgggggaatttgggagagagctggggtggctcccagtccatcccagtccatcccagttcctcccagtcccctccACCCCCCCCCTCAGCGCCCCTTGCAGAGGGCGAACCCCCAGATCCCGGTGAGAGATTTGGGTCAGAGCAGGGGGATGGGACTGGAGGGGGCGGATTTGGGACAATTCGGGACATCCCCAACCTCCCCCCACCTGGCCACCCCCATCCCGTGCGGTGTCCCCACTTGGTGACCTCTTGGTCACCGCCGTGTCCCCAAGGGCGCCGCCGCCACCTCCAGGGCGGCCTCAGCTCCTTCCGTTCCCTTTTCCCGCAGTTTTATTTTCCCCGTGTTTTTATTTCCCccgtatttttattttccccgtgtttttattttccccgtatttttatttcctccgtatttttattttccccgtgtttttatttttcccatatttttattttccctgtagttttattttccccgtatttttattttccccgtatttttatttttcctgtagttttatttttcccgtagttttatttttcctatagTTTTATCTTCCCcgtagttttatttttcctgtagttTTATTTCCCcgtattttaatttctcctgtatttttcttttccccatagTTTTATTTCCCCCGCATTTTCATTTCCCCCATAGTTTTATCCCCCCCCGTATTTTCATTTCCCCGTATTTTCATTTCCCCCATAGTTTTATCCCCCCCGTATTTTCATTTCCCCGTATTTTCATTTCCCCCGCAtttccacttttccctccctcccgccgcATTCCCCGGCGCATCCAATTTTAGCAGCTGGACAAAAACAGCGGCGGAGCTGCCGGAGCTGCCCCGGGCAGGGCTCCGCTCCTGACGCGGCTCCCGGagcgcgcccggcccggcccggcccggacCCGACCCCATAAAAGCCGCGccggccccggcagcgcccgcaGTCGCCGCCCGGAGCAGCCATGGCACGGCTGGCACGGCTGGCacggctggcacagctggcacagctggcacagctggcacggCCGGCAcggctgctggcacagctggcgGTGCTGGCGGTGCTGGCGCTGGGAGCAGGTAAGGGATTGGGGTTTTGGGaattggggttttgggggttttgggggtttgggaattggggtttggggtttttaggcTTTGGGaattggggtttttggggtttggggttttggggtttttagggtTTGAtaattgggaattgggaattgggaattgggagTTGGGagttgggaattgggaattggggttggggtttggggtttttggggtttttggggtttttggggtttttggggtttggggtttttagggtTTCAGAACTGGGAATTGGGAGTTGggaattggggtttggggtttgggaattggggttggggtttgggtttttgggacagggacagggaagggaagggacaggaatggggacagggacggggacagggatgggacagggaagggacagggacgggacagggacagggacagggggtggcAGGGTCGGTCCCCCCGCCATGGggtggctgctggaggaggggtGGTGGCCGTGGGGTGCCCAAGGTGACCCAGGGGTGTCACCCGCGggtgacaggggacagaggTGTCACATCCGTCCCCTCTGGAATTGCGGGATCCCGGGGGAAGAGCCGGCCCTGGAGCCTgcgggacacggggacagctgtggggacaccccagACTCCTGTCCCCTCCCGCTCTGGGGCTCGGTGCCACCGTGGTGGTGGCATCAGTGGTGGGGGATGTGGGCTCGTGCCCTTGTGCCCCCCGGGACAGCCGGGAGCCGGCTGGGAACGTTCCCCAGGGATGTGGGGTGGGCTCCAGCCTCGGCCACCACCGGGCCACCCCCCGGGCCACCCCCTGGGCCAccccctgggacacccccaggTCACCCCCCGGGCCAcccctggctgccaggccaCCGCAGCCCACCCTCGGTGGCACCGCCAGCCcggccttggggacagggactggggggCTCGGGGCAGGGTGTCCCCACCCCCGcggggacacggctggggacagagcccgGGATGTGGCAGTGCCACCTCTGCGCCCCCCAGAGCCGCTGGAGAACGACTCGGAGCCGGGCAAGGCTGGCACGGCCGGGAAGCCCTGGAAGGCCACGCCCGACCTGGGCGAGCTGGACCTGGGCACGGCAGGTGCGGCCACCCCGAGGGCCCCGCGGCCACCgtgtcccctgcctgtccccaccctgtgccacccccaaGGGACGCCGGTGGCGACCACTGTGGCATTCCCACGGATCTGGGGGCAGCGCCCACCTCGTGCCACCCCCCACACGACCCTCGGTGGTGACCGCCCTGCCGCGTCCCCTGGGGTcaccctgtcccctctccatgtccccacagcccccacccCGTGTCCCACTGCCCATGCCCACCCCACCAGCCCCTCAGTGGTGACAAAATGCCCACACCCTCTGCCCTCCGTgtccccaagctgtccccagcaaTCCCAAGCTGTCCTTAGCCAtccccacctgtcccagctgtccccagccatcccaagctgtccccaagctgtccccagccatgcccacctgtccccagctgtccccagcaaTCCCAagctgtcccacctgtcccatcTGTCCCATCTGTCCcatctgtccccagcctgtccccatgtgtcccagctgtccccacctgtcccagttgtccccgctgtccccacctgtcccagctgtccccacctgtcccagctgtccccgctgtcccacctgtcccatctgtcccacctgtcccagctgtccccgctgtccctctCGCAGGTGAAGGTGCCCAGTGGACCTCGTGGTTCGACATCGCCCAGCCGGGGGGTGCCGGTGGCCACGAGAGCCTGGCGACCACCCGGCTGCGCTTCGGTGCCCGGGCGTGCGCCCGGCCCGTGGCCATCCAGGCCCGCAGCTCCGAGCGGGCGCTgcccgcggccccgggcccggTGCTCCGGGCCAGCCCCGGGCGCGGCTTCCGCTGCCTGCCCCGGGAGCAGCCGCCGGGCACGGCCTGCGCCAACTACCGCGTGCGCTTCCTGTGCCCGCGGGGTGAGCCCGGGGCTCCcggggcacctgggggcacctgggggcacctgggggtaCCTGGGGGGCACCTGACTcacctggggggcacctgggggtacctgggggcagctgggggtACCTGGGGGTACCTGGGGCAACTGGGGGTACCTGagggcacctggggggcacctggAGGTACCTGGGGGCTCCTGAGGCACccgggggcacctggggggtACCTGGGGGGTACCTGGGGGCGcctggggggcacctggggagcagctgagggcacctGACTCACCTGGGGCATCTGAaggcacctgggggcacctgactcacctggggcacctggggggtacctggggggcacctgggggcacaTGGGGCACCTGCGGGGCAGCTGGGGGTACCTGGGCCGCACCTGTATCTCCTCTGAACCCCACCCGTGTCCCACCTTCACCTCACCTGTGTCCCACCTCTATTTCACCCGTGTCCCCGCTGTGTCCCACCCATATCTCACCCGGGTCCCACCTGaatccccccgtgtccccctgggCTGCGAGATGGGGGCGGTGCGTGCGCCTTTAACCCCTTGGCTGCCGGGACCGGGGGCCTTGCTTCCCCTTTAACCCCTTGGCTGCCGTCTCCGGCCCGCGCGCGCTCCCAGTTCGTTCCTCCCAGTCGCTCCCAGTTACTCCCAGTGTCCCCGCAGATGACGTTTACTGGTCGCACTGGTCGCCCTGGAGCCCCTGCTCGCGCAGCGCCTGCGGCACCCGGGGCACGCAGAGCCGCGCCCGGCGCTGCCGCAGCGCCCGCGCCCAGGCCCCGCTCAAGGAGCTCCGGTGCCAGGGCGAGGCCAGCGAGCGCCGGCCCTGCAGCGCCGGGCCCTGCCCAGGTAGGCACCGCCAGCCCGCCGTGCCACCCACCTGTgcgctggggctgccaggggggCGACACGGGGTGGGGGTGGCAGGtagggacccccaaatcccaccgtGCCACCCACCtgtgccctggtgctgccaggaggggacacggggtggCTGCGGAGTCGCTGCAGGAGGTGGAGGTGGCCATGGGGTGGCcgtggggtggcactggggtgtgACAAggacaggggtgtccccaaggacCCGAGTCCCCGTCTCAgtccccacagcaggagcaggtgTGAAAAGCCACCCGGTGCCACCCGGTGCCACCcacctctggctgctctgccgCGGCTGTGACCCGGGGGTGACCGCACGGGGCGACCCCAAGCTGGGGCTTCGGGGGCACCCGATTGCCACCGGGAATGTCCCCTCAGAGCCCACCTGGACGGAATGGGGCGCTTGGGGTCCCTGCTCGCGCAGCTGCGGCCGCTCCGGGACGCGCGTCCGGCGCCGGAGCTGCCGGGGCGCCAAGAGCCCCCCGTGTCCCGGCCGTGCCACCGAGGCGCAGAAATGTCCCCGCTCGCCGTGCCCAGGTGACCCCCCCGCTGCCCCCTCCGCCGTGCCCCCGCTGCCCGCGGGCTCCGAGCCCCCCGCGGGCTGCCCCGGGCACACGCTGCGGGGCACGGTGGTGACAGCGGGCGGGGTGGCACTGCCCGGCGCCCGCGTCTACCTGGAGGGCCGCCCGCCCGCGCTGCTGGCCCGCAGCGATGCCCAGGGGCGCTTCACGGCCTCGGGGCTCtgcccgggccccgccgccaACCTCAGCGCCCACCGCGATGGCTTCGCCCCGGGGCTGGCACCCATCGTCACCAACGGCTCGGGCGTGGCCGTGGCGCACCTGGAGCTGCGGCGGCTCGGTGAGAAAGCGCGGGGCGAGGGTCTGGGGGCAGGTCCGGGGGGCGAGCCGGGGGTGCCCATGGGCTCGCTGCCCCTCTCGGCCCTTTGCAGAGAAGCCCTACATGGTGCTGCACCCCGCGGCCAGGGTGCGGGAGGCCGGGCAGGACGTGACCTTCTGCTGCAAAGCCTCGGGCACCCCCGCGCCCCGGAAATATTACTGGTGAGCTGGCACGGCGGGCACGGGcacgggcggcggcggcggcgtcCCCGCTGAGCCTGTCGCCTGTCGCCTGTCGCCTGTCGCCGCAGGTACCACAACGGGACGCTGCTGGAGGGCAGCGCTCAGCGCAGCAGCGGCCGCCTGGCGCTGCGGGGGCTGGCACCGGAGCAGGCTGGCACCTACCACTGCAAAGCCAGCTCCGAGGCGGGCGCCATCCGCTCGGCGCCCGCACAGCTCACCGTGCTGGGTGAGCGAGCACGGGGGGGGCTCCTCCGGGGTGGCGAGACCCCCGCCGAGCCCTCTAATGAttcccccccccacaccccgtccgtgcccccagcccagggccagcagagctgcagggccgAGCCGGAGCCCAGCCTGGTGGAGCTGCCCAGCGAGTGCCCGCAGGATGCCAGCGGCTCCCGCTACTACAACGTGGGGCGCTGCCCGGCCTCGCCGTGCCCGGGCGGCCCCGCGGAGCCCTCGGGGTGCGGGGGGGAGTCGGGGCGCTGCTGCGGCGTGCGGAGGATGGAGCTGCGGCAGGTGCCGTGCGCCGGCTCCGTGCTGCCCCTCAAGGTGGTGGCCGAGTGCGGCTGCGGGCCCTGCGCCCGGCCCCGGGCGCTGGTGCAGGGCCGGGTGACGGCGGCCGACACCGGGGAGCCGCTGCGCTTCGGCCACATCTTCCTGGGGGGCAGCAAGGTGGGCTTCACGGGCTACCAGGGCTCCTTCACCATCGAGGTGCCGCCCGACACGCAGCGCCTGGTCGCTCGCTTCGTGGACGGCCAGCAGCGCTTGGTGGACGCCGTCAAGGTGCTGCCCTTCGACCGGCGCGGAGGAGCCGTGTACCAGGAGGTGAAGATGCTGCGCAAGAAGGAGCCGGTGGAGCTGGACGGCGGCCGGAGCAACGCCATCCCCCTGGGCGAGGCCGGCGGCCGGGAGCCCGTCGGGGAGCTGGTGCTGCCGGCCGGAGCCTTCCTGCGGCCGTCCGGGGAGGTTTTCAACGGCACGGTCAAGGCCAGCGTCACCTTCGTGGACCCCAGGGACGTGGGCACGGCCAGCGCCGCCTCCAGCGACCTGAGCTTCGCCGACGCCGAGGGGGAGATCGTCCCCCTGCGCACCTACGGCATGTTCGCCGTGGATTTCCGCGAGGGCGACAGCGGCGCGGCGCTGCAGGCGGGGCCGGTGCAGGTGAGGATGGACGCGGCGCAGGTGTGGATGCCCGAGCACCTGCAGAAGATGAAGCTGTGGTCCTTGAACCCCGAGAGCGGcctgtgggaggaggagggcgTGCTGCGGCCGGCCGGCGGCGGCcggaggaggagggaggagaggaccTTCCTGGTGGGCAACCTGGAGATCCGCGAGCGGCGCCTCTTCAACCTGGACGTGCCCGAGGACCGCCGCTGCTTCGTCAAGGTCAGGGCCTACAGCAACGAGAAGTTCAACCCCTACGAGCAGCTGGAAGGGGTGGTGGTCAGCCTCATCAACCTGGAGCCGCAGCCCGGCTTCCCCAGCAACCCGCGGGCCTGGGGCCACTTCGACAGCGTGGTCACCGGCCCCAACGGCGCCTGCCTGCCCGCCTTCTGCGACGCCCGGCGCCCCGACGCCTACGCGGCGCTGGTCACGGCCACGCTGGGCGGCGAGGAGCTGGAAGCCGTGGCCTCCAGCCCCAAGCTCAACCCCAACGCCGTGGGGGTGACGCAGCCCTACCTGGGCAAGCTGGGCTACCGGCGCTCGG
This sequence is a window from Vidua macroura isolate BioBank_ID:100142 chromosome 26, ASM2450914v1, whole genome shotgun sequence. Protein-coding genes within it:
- the CILP2 gene encoding cartilage intermediate layer protein 2 produces the protein MARLARLARLAQLAQLAQLARPARLLAQLAVLAVLALGAVPPLRPPEPLENDSEPGKAGTAGKPWKATPDLGELDLGTAGEGAQWTSWFDIAQPGGAGGHESLATTRLRFGARACARPVAIQARSSERALPAAPGPVLRASPGRGFRCLPREQPPGTACANYRVRFLCPRDDVYWSHWSPWSPCSRSACGTRGTQSRARRCRSARAQAPLKELRCQGEASERRPCSAGPCPEPTWTEWGAWGPCSRSCGRSGTRVRRRSCRGAKSPPCPGRATEAQKCPRSPCPGDPPAAPSAVPPLPAGSEPPAGCPGHTLRGTVVTAGGVALPGARVYLEGRPPALLARSDAQGRFTASGLCPGPAANLSAHRDGFAPGLAPIVTNGSGVAVAHLELRRLEKPYMVLHPAARVREAGQDVTFCCKASGTPAPRKYYWYHNGTLLEGSAQRSSGRLALRGLAPEQAGTYHCKASSEAGAIRSAPAQLTVLAQGQQSCRAEPEPSLVELPSECPQDASGSRYYNVGRCPASPCPGGPAEPSGCGGESGRCCGVRRMELRQVPCAGSVLPLKVVAECGCGPCARPRALVQGRVTAADTGEPLRFGHIFLGGSKVGFTGYQGSFTIEVPPDTQRLVARFVDGQQRLVDAVKVLPFDRRGGAVYQEVKMLRKKEPVELDGGRSNAIPLGEAGGREPVGELVLPAGAFLRPSGEVFNGTVKASVTFVDPRDVGTASAASSDLSFADAEGEIVPLRTYGMFAVDFREGDSGAALQAGPVQVRMDAAQVWMPEHLQKMKLWSLNPESGLWEEEGVLRPAGGGRRRREERTFLVGNLEIRERRLFNLDVPEDRRCFVKVRAYSNEKFNPYEQLEGVVVSLINLEPQPGFPSNPRAWGHFDSVVTGPNGACLPAFCDARRPDAYAALVTATLGGEELEAVASSPKLNPNAVGVTQPYLGKLGYRRSDHEDAALKKTAFQINVAKPDPNNVDESNGPVYSYRSLRECEEAPVSANHLRFYRVEVDKYEYNVVPFKESDVTSWTGDYLAWWPNPQEFRACFIKVQLEGPQEYMVRSRNVGGSHPRTRGQLYGLRDSRSVRDPLLDNTSGACVEFKCGGMLFDQSLADRTLVSIVPQGSCRRTAINGLLRDYLSRHPPLADNNHTGAFSMLAPLDPLGHNYGIYTVTDQNPRLAKEIAIGRCFAGTSDGFSREMRAGEGTAVTFECQERPPGRESFFQRLLSAPAEALAEIRREMGRPELRRAPPEVMDFASGAPGPTRRTPGSQRRPGRPRGRP